The Orcinus orca chromosome 16, mOrcOrc1.1, whole genome shotgun sequence genome includes a window with the following:
- the CDC25B gene encoding M-phase inducer phosphatase 2 isoform X1: MELPQPEPAAASTLSPAGVRGGAQRPGHLPGLRLGAHGLLGSPKRAAASSPVTTLTQTMHDLAGLGSETPKSQVGSLLTCLSLSRRASESSLSSESSESSDAGLCMDSPSPMDPQVVEQTFEQAIQTASRVIRNEQFSIRRFQSLPGRLLGHSPVLRNITNSQAPGTWRKSEACGRAAHSSREDKENDGFVFKMPGKPTHPSHTHALAEWASRREAFAQRPSSAPDLMCLTPERKMEVEELTPLAQCCFSLTPTKGAAEEDDGFVDILESDLKDDDVVPPGMESLISAPLVKTSEKEEEQDLIMYSKCQRLFRSPSMPCSVIRPILKRLERPQDRDLPIQSKRRRSVTPPEEEQREAEEPKARVLRSKSLCHDEIENILDSDHRELIGDYSKAFLLQTVDGKHQDLKYISPETMVALLTGKFSNIVERFVIVDCRYPYEYEGGHIKTAVNLPLERDAETFLLQSPIIPCSLDKRIILIFHCEFSSERGPRMCRFIRERDRASNDYPSLYYPEMYILKGGYKEFFPQHPTFCEPQDYRPMNHEAFKDELKTFRLKTRSWAGERSRRELCSRLQDQ, from the exons ATGGAGCTGCCCCAGCCGGAGCCCGCGGCAGCCTCGACTCTCAGTCCGGCCGGCGTGCGCGGTGGCGCCCAGCGTCCCGGCCACCTCCCGGGCCTCCGGCTGGGGGCTCATGGCCTCCTGGGGTCTCCGAAGCGCGCCGCCGCTTCCTCGCCGGTCACCACCCTCACCCAGACCATGCACGACCTCGCCGGGCTCGGCAG CGAGACCCCAAAGAGTCAGGTAGGCAGCCTGCTCACATGCCTATCCCTGTCCCGTCGGGCGTCTGAATCCTCCCTGTCGTCTGAGTCCTCTGAATCTTCTGATGCAG GTCTGTGCATGGACTCTCCCAGCCCTATGGACCCCCAGGTGGTGGAGCAGAC ATTTGAACAGGCCATCCAGACAGCCAGCCGAGTTATTCGAAA TGAGCAGTTTTCTATCCGACGCTTCCAGTCCTTGCCG GGGAGGCTTCTGGGCCACAGCCCTGTGCTACGGAACATCACCAACTCCCAAGCACCTGGCACCTGGAGGAAGAGTGAAGCATGTGGCCGAGCTGCCCACAGCTCTAGGGAGGACAAAGAGAAT GATGGATTTGTCTTCAAGATGCCGGGGAAGCCCACACATCCCAGCCACACCCATGCCCTGGCAGAGTGGGCCAGCCGCAGAGAAGCCTTTGCCCAGAGGCCAAGCTCGGCTCCCGACCTGATG TGTCTCACCCCTGAGCGGAAGATGGAAGTAGAGGAACTGACTCCCCTGGCCCAATGCTGCTTCTCCCTGACCCCAACCAAGGGGGCGGCCGAGGAAGATGATGGATTCGTGGATATCCTGGAGAGTGACTTAAAG GATGATGATGTAGTCCCCCCAGGCATGGAGAGCCTCATTAGTGCCCCACTGGTCAAGACctcagaaaaggaagaggagcag GACCTCATCATGTACAGCAAGTGCCAGCGGCTCTTCCGCTCTCCGTCCATGCCCTGCAGCGTGATCCGGCCCATCCTCAAGAGGCTGGAGCGGCCCCAGGACAGGGACCTGCCCATACAGAGCAAGCGGAGAAGGAGCGTGACCCCTCCAGAGGAGGAGCAGCGGGAGGCTGAGGAACCC AAAGCCCGCGTTCTCCGCTCAAAGTCCTTGTGTCATGACGAGATTGAGAACATCCTGGACAGTGACCACCGAGAACTGATCGGGGATTACTCCAAG GCCTTCCTCCTACAGACTGTGGATGGAAAGCACCAAGACCTCAAGTACATCTCACCAGAAACG ATGGTGGCCCTGCTGACAGGCAAGTTCAGCAACATCGTGGAGAGGTTTGTGATTGTGGACTGCAGATACCCCTACGAGTATGAAGGCGGGCACATCAAG ACTGCTGTGAACCTGCCTCTGGAAAGGGATGCTGAGACCTTCCTGCTACAGAGCCCCATCATACCCTGTAGCCTGGACAAGAGAATCATCCTCATTTTCCACTGTGAATTTTCATCTGAGCGGGGGCCCCGCAT GTGCCGTTTCATCCGGGAACGGGACAGAGCCTCCAATGACTACCCCAGCCTCTACTATCCTGAGATGTATATCCTCAAAGGCGGCTACAAGGAGTTCTTCCCACAGCACCCG ACCTTTTGTGAGCCTCAAGACTACCGGCCCATGAACCATGAGGCCTTCAAGGATGAGCTGAAGACCTTCCGCCTCAAGACGCGCAGCTGGGCTGGCGAGCGCAGCCGGCGGGAGCTCTGCAGCCGCCTGCAGGACCAGTGA
- the CDC25B gene encoding M-phase inducer phosphatase 2 isoform X2 — MASWGLRSAPPLPRRSPPSPRPCTTSPGSAGLCMDSPSPMDPQVVEQTFEQAIQTASRVIRNEQFSIRRFQSLPGRLLGHSPVLRNITNSQAPGTWRKSEACGRAAHSSREDKENDGFVFKMPGKPTHPSHTHALAEWASRREAFAQRPSSAPDLMCLTPERKMEVEELTPLAQCCFSLTPTKGAAEEDDGFVDILESDLKDDDVVPPGMESLISAPLVKTSEKEEEQDLIMYSKCQRLFRSPSMPCSVIRPILKRLERPQDRDLPIQSKRRRSVTPPEEEQREAEEPKARVLRSKSLCHDEIENILDSDHRELIGDYSKAFLLQTVDGKHQDLKYISPETMVALLTGKFSNIVERFVIVDCRYPYEYEGGHIKTAVNLPLERDAETFLLQSPIIPCSLDKRIILIFHCEFSSERGPRMCRFIRERDRASNDYPSLYYPEMYILKGGYKEFFPQHPTFCEPQDYRPMNHEAFKDELKTFRLKTRSWAGERSRRELCSRLQDQ; from the exons ATGGCCTCCTGGGGTCTCCGAAGCGCGCCGCCGCTTCCTCGCCGGTCACCACCCTCACCCAGACCATGCACGACCTCGCCGGGCTCGGCAG GTCTGTGCATGGACTCTCCCAGCCCTATGGACCCCCAGGTGGTGGAGCAGAC ATTTGAACAGGCCATCCAGACAGCCAGCCGAGTTATTCGAAA TGAGCAGTTTTCTATCCGACGCTTCCAGTCCTTGCCG GGGAGGCTTCTGGGCCACAGCCCTGTGCTACGGAACATCACCAACTCCCAAGCACCTGGCACCTGGAGGAAGAGTGAAGCATGTGGCCGAGCTGCCCACAGCTCTAGGGAGGACAAAGAGAAT GATGGATTTGTCTTCAAGATGCCGGGGAAGCCCACACATCCCAGCCACACCCATGCCCTGGCAGAGTGGGCCAGCCGCAGAGAAGCCTTTGCCCAGAGGCCAAGCTCGGCTCCCGACCTGATG TGTCTCACCCCTGAGCGGAAGATGGAAGTAGAGGAACTGACTCCCCTGGCCCAATGCTGCTTCTCCCTGACCCCAACCAAGGGGGCGGCCGAGGAAGATGATGGATTCGTGGATATCCTGGAGAGTGACTTAAAG GATGATGATGTAGTCCCCCCAGGCATGGAGAGCCTCATTAGTGCCCCACTGGTCAAGACctcagaaaaggaagaggagcag GACCTCATCATGTACAGCAAGTGCCAGCGGCTCTTCCGCTCTCCGTCCATGCCCTGCAGCGTGATCCGGCCCATCCTCAAGAGGCTGGAGCGGCCCCAGGACAGGGACCTGCCCATACAGAGCAAGCGGAGAAGGAGCGTGACCCCTCCAGAGGAGGAGCAGCGGGAGGCTGAGGAACCC AAAGCCCGCGTTCTCCGCTCAAAGTCCTTGTGTCATGACGAGATTGAGAACATCCTGGACAGTGACCACCGAGAACTGATCGGGGATTACTCCAAG GCCTTCCTCCTACAGACTGTGGATGGAAAGCACCAAGACCTCAAGTACATCTCACCAGAAACG ATGGTGGCCCTGCTGACAGGCAAGTTCAGCAACATCGTGGAGAGGTTTGTGATTGTGGACTGCAGATACCCCTACGAGTATGAAGGCGGGCACATCAAG ACTGCTGTGAACCTGCCTCTGGAAAGGGATGCTGAGACCTTCCTGCTACAGAGCCCCATCATACCCTGTAGCCTGGACAAGAGAATCATCCTCATTTTCCACTGTGAATTTTCATCTGAGCGGGGGCCCCGCAT GTGCCGTTTCATCCGGGAACGGGACAGAGCCTCCAATGACTACCCCAGCCTCTACTATCCTGAGATGTATATCCTCAAAGGCGGCTACAAGGAGTTCTTCCCACAGCACCCG ACCTTTTGTGAGCCTCAAGACTACCGGCCCATGAACCATGAGGCCTTCAAGGATGAGCTGAAGACCTTCCGCCTCAAGACGCGCAGCTGGGCTGGCGAGCGCAGCCGGCGGGAGCTCTGCAGCCGCCTGCAGGACCAGTGA
- the CDC25B gene encoding M-phase inducer phosphatase 2 isoform X3, translating to MDSPSPMDPQVVEQTFEQAIQTASRVIRNEQFSIRRFQSLPGRLLGHSPVLRNITNSQAPGTWRKSEACGRAAHSSREDKENDGFVFKMPGKPTHPSHTHALAEWASRREAFAQRPSSAPDLMCLTPERKMEVEELTPLAQCCFSLTPTKGAAEEDDGFVDILESDLKDDDVVPPGMESLISAPLVKTSEKEEEQDLIMYSKCQRLFRSPSMPCSVIRPILKRLERPQDRDLPIQSKRRRSVTPPEEEQREAEEPKARVLRSKSLCHDEIENILDSDHRELIGDYSKAFLLQTVDGKHQDLKYISPETMVALLTGKFSNIVERFVIVDCRYPYEYEGGHIKTAVNLPLERDAETFLLQSPIIPCSLDKRIILIFHCEFSSERGPRMCRFIRERDRASNDYPSLYYPEMYILKGGYKEFFPQHPTFCEPQDYRPMNHEAFKDELKTFRLKTRSWAGERSRRELCSRLQDQ from the exons ATGGACTCTCCCAGCCCTATGGACCCCCAGGTGGTGGAGCAGAC ATTTGAACAGGCCATCCAGACAGCCAGCCGAGTTATTCGAAA TGAGCAGTTTTCTATCCGACGCTTCCAGTCCTTGCCG GGGAGGCTTCTGGGCCACAGCCCTGTGCTACGGAACATCACCAACTCCCAAGCACCTGGCACCTGGAGGAAGAGTGAAGCATGTGGCCGAGCTGCCCACAGCTCTAGGGAGGACAAAGAGAAT GATGGATTTGTCTTCAAGATGCCGGGGAAGCCCACACATCCCAGCCACACCCATGCCCTGGCAGAGTGGGCCAGCCGCAGAGAAGCCTTTGCCCAGAGGCCAAGCTCGGCTCCCGACCTGATG TGTCTCACCCCTGAGCGGAAGATGGAAGTAGAGGAACTGACTCCCCTGGCCCAATGCTGCTTCTCCCTGACCCCAACCAAGGGGGCGGCCGAGGAAGATGATGGATTCGTGGATATCCTGGAGAGTGACTTAAAG GATGATGATGTAGTCCCCCCAGGCATGGAGAGCCTCATTAGTGCCCCACTGGTCAAGACctcagaaaaggaagaggagcag GACCTCATCATGTACAGCAAGTGCCAGCGGCTCTTCCGCTCTCCGTCCATGCCCTGCAGCGTGATCCGGCCCATCCTCAAGAGGCTGGAGCGGCCCCAGGACAGGGACCTGCCCATACAGAGCAAGCGGAGAAGGAGCGTGACCCCTCCAGAGGAGGAGCAGCGGGAGGCTGAGGAACCC AAAGCCCGCGTTCTCCGCTCAAAGTCCTTGTGTCATGACGAGATTGAGAACATCCTGGACAGTGACCACCGAGAACTGATCGGGGATTACTCCAAG GCCTTCCTCCTACAGACTGTGGATGGAAAGCACCAAGACCTCAAGTACATCTCACCAGAAACG ATGGTGGCCCTGCTGACAGGCAAGTTCAGCAACATCGTGGAGAGGTTTGTGATTGTGGACTGCAGATACCCCTACGAGTATGAAGGCGGGCACATCAAG ACTGCTGTGAACCTGCCTCTGGAAAGGGATGCTGAGACCTTCCTGCTACAGAGCCCCATCATACCCTGTAGCCTGGACAAGAGAATCATCCTCATTTTCCACTGTGAATTTTCATCTGAGCGGGGGCCCCGCAT GTGCCGTTTCATCCGGGAACGGGACAGAGCCTCCAATGACTACCCCAGCCTCTACTATCCTGAGATGTATATCCTCAAAGGCGGCTACAAGGAGTTCTTCCCACAGCACCCG ACCTTTTGTGAGCCTCAAGACTACCGGCCCATGAACCATGAGGCCTTCAAGGATGAGCTGAAGACCTTCCGCCTCAAGACGCGCAGCTGGGCTGGCGAGCGCAGCCGGCGGGAGCTCTGCAGCCGCCTGCAGGACCAGTGA